AATGGTATTCTCAAGAGAGCAAGTATTGAACTGATTATATGAATAATAAGTGTAACATTTCTTTATGGATAAACATAGAGATCAGTTAATTTAGATAAAGAATAGTGAGTAGTTATGATGGTTCCTAAGTAAGGTTACAACAATCATAAAATAGTGAAACATTAATATGTCAAGGTCGATTTAAGGATATATTGGAGagatgaatataatattatacatgTAGCACAATATTGTTGTAATTCAAGGTTATCTGGCATGCTTATTATGGGTTTTCTATTACTAATGTATAAATGTAGACATGATAaatgagtatgcattgaattgtaAAACTTGGATCAAGTGTTGAATTTCATACTCGTGAATACTGATGATCTAACATGTAGAAATTGTAAAAGTGTACACCAAATCATGACCATAACTTTGATACAAACTTGATGACGTCGCCTTCATCATAAATCCTTCGGAATGGGTTGTGATGGAAGGGTGTCATGTTGTCAATGATACCTTCCAATGtatcaacaacatgcttgattaGAGTAGCAAAGGGGATCAACAATATAATATGTTGTCTAAGAGGTGTTGTTTATTCTTGTGTGCTATCCAAATAAACCTTATGCGACTTTGCATTACAATATAACTTTTGGGATATGGTAATTATGAATTCAATAAGGAAACTTCATGTTGATGTATACACTATATGGCATGGTGTCATGGACCAATGATTATATATGGTTTGGCAAACTATAAAAATTCTTGTTAAGCAATCAACCCAACCTCAATGTCATGGAGATGGACCTTTAGGATAAATAAGGAAAACTTACTAAGAACTTATTGTAACCAAAGGATAATAATTTGAACAACTTTATGTTTAAATTTTAAGAGAAATAAGATGACCAAGAGTTATAGATGAATTCTTAGGTATAAGATAACCTTATATAATGAATCAAGCATAAGATCTAATTATTATGAGTCTTAGCTCTTGGTTATATAATATTGTGGGGGTGACTTGTATAGTGGCACTATAACCACACCTTACTAAATATATAAATTTCTAATGCTAAAACTTTATACTTTGATATTCTTTTAATACCGTGGTAAAGGCTTTATGTGATTGAAAGGTCTATCGACCTCTTAAAGATGAGATCCTGGATATAAAAATTATCAATTATGAATTTCATGTATTTGCATTGTGGTTCAAGGAAGTGTTGACAAATGAGCCACATCTGAATTGAAGATGGACTGTTCACAACAAGAACTAGTAGTTTATTGACAAAATATCTTACAACAGATAGGAGTTCCTAAATTCAATTCATAACTTGTCCATAATATAATTTACAAATTAAACATACGAACCAAAAATACAAAAATCTATAATATCACTTAATTTTGTTTAAACTTTCAACATCTCAttgattaataatatatatagtagaTTTAATTTTTACCAAAACAccttttttaatagtttttttttttaatgatttcaaTGCTGCTTTTATCCGTTTCAAACTAATTATACATACTTTCTTTCACTTATATTATTTGAAGTCTGTCTTTCTTTAAAAGAGAGAAATTTTTAAAAACTTATTAAACCCCTTGATAAATTTTACATAAATGTtcgttcatttattttgaatgacaTTAAATACAGCTTTTCACAGTAGCAATTGCATACAAAGAAAGTACTATGGTAGCGTAAGAATATTGCTTTCAATGAAGATAAATGTTCTATGCAACCACATGTTTTGGGCCTGTCATTCTTATCTGCAACCACATGTCTGAGGTCTGCCATTACCATATATTTTTAATGGGCGTGTGAGGAGGATGAATTGTTTATGATAAACAATTATTTGTCCTATCAAGGAGCGACCCAAATAAACAATTATTTGTCCTGTCCTGCATGATAATGGACTTTTGCAAGTGTTTTCTTGAATGCAGACAAATGATTCCAGCTCTCTATGTCGAATCAAAGTTCTCTAGCTCTCACAATAATTGTTTGAGCCCACTAGATACCCTGAGTTAATCTAAGTATATCTGAACCCCAGAGCAATTGAAGCTATCTTCTTTTCGTTCCTTTCCCTCAAGTACAAGATGATATCCACAGCCCATGTTGGGTCCAATCTCAATGCTGTAGATAAACTCATGTCCAATGGACAGAATCATCTTCATGTTCAGGATAAGTATGTCTTTCCTCCGGGTGAACGTCCCGACATGTCCCAGGTCTGTCATTCTTATACATTTCCAGTCATAGACCTCAAAGATTTGGATGGGCCTCATAGAGTTAAGGTAGTGAATGAGATCAAGCGGGCATGCGAAGAGGGTGGCTTCTTCCAGGTAGACATCTAGATTtcttttgctcttttttctttATCTGGGTATCACCTAATTCCAATATGGATCATTCAGATCATTAACCACGGAGTGCCAGAAACTGTGATGAAAAGCATGATGGACATTGCCAAAGAGTTTTTTGAAATGCCTGTGGAAGACAGGGTTTGTCTCTATTCAGAGGATCCATTGCAGGTTGTCAGGGTTTCTACAAGTTTCAATGTCAACAAAGATATATTCTTTAACTGGAGGGACTCTTTAAGACACCCATGTCATCCGGTGGAGGAATTTATCAATTCATGGCCTCAAAAGTCTGCACTTTATAGGTAGTGACAAAAAACTTTAGAAAAGCATAAGAAAGTTTCTCACAGGAATTCACCAACGAGTCTGTGTGACTTATTTTTTCTCATTTCACTTTTTCTAAAACAGAGAGATTGCAGGGAAGTATGCCAAGGAGATACGAGTACTGGTTCTAAAACTTCTGGCTGCGATTTCTGAAGCTCTGGGACAAGATTCTGATTATTTGAATGAAAACTTTGGAAAGCCTAGCCTGGTACTGAGCATAAATTACTATCCTGCATGCccaaatctagatcttacctttgGCGTAGCACCTCATTCAGATCCACGTGGCATTACTTTTCTGATGCAAGGAGATGTGAGTGGCCTCCAAGAGCTGAAAGATGGGAAATGGGTTGCAGTAGAACCGATACCCAATGCCTTCGTGGTCAATTTGGGTGATCAACTTCAGGTTTTTTGGATGAACGAATTTTGAATTGTTTTTGTGTGAGTTTTTATTAGGTTATAAGCAATGGAAGATTCAAAAGCTCCGAGCACAGGGCTATAACCAATAAAACTACTGCACGTATATCTATTCCCTCCTTCTATGGGCCTTCATTTGATACGTTCATTGCTCCTGCAGCATCCATGGTGGATGAGGAGCATCCGGCTCTATACAGAGGATATAAATTTGAAGAATACATGAGGGCATTCTTTAGCCAAGGTTTGAAGAGCAAGAGCATTTTGGATCACTACAAGATCGAAATCAGCCCATGATTGGAAAGTGTAGTATATAATTGCTGTTGTTGGAACATACATATGCTGGTATGGACAGTGGACACTATCTTGTATAGCAATACTCTATCTGGGAAATAAGGTGGAAAGAGATTAACCTATTCCGCTACTTTTAAAATTTGACCGGTGGTAAGAACAGCTCTTATTTGATAGTTTAAGTAGacaatttcaaattttttgattaGTTTTCTGATTTAAATTTCATATCTTTAGAGAAAATATCATGTTATGAGAAAATAATATTGAGAATTAAAATTGTATTGGAAAATATAAGGGAGATGGTAGTTCAGTAATGGGAGGTTCTAGTTTTGATCCGTAATTTATACATAAAAAGTTTAATATGATATCAGAGTCGGATGAATAGAGCTCCGTTCAAAGAAGATGGACTCTTCTTAAAGAGAGTTGGTGGCTCATAAATTCGATTCTTAaaaatttaacaaattaaatatacAAAATCTAAAGAATTTGCACCCTCCAACATTTTTCTTAATAGCTCTAAGGATGGTTTCAATATTCTTTTGTCTGTTTTACATTTttgttctttcattatttcagGTCTTTCTACGGAAGAGATAATTTTTTAGCTCATTAAGTCTAATTTAAATAAAGTTGTGAAAGTTTAAACCTCTTGAATGTCATAGAGATTGAATTGCAATTTTTAAGAAGCATCATCTTCCATACAACACAGCTGTAAACTTCAGTAAGATGAACGGATCAAATGTCCAATAACAATTAATCTATTTTCTGTAAAATATCTCATCAATCCCCACTTTCATTATAAAAtgttcattaatttaatttaaaattaaatattacttaAATAAAGAGATTTATAACAAGTTTATCAGTCCAGCTATAACCAGGAGGATATCTAATACAGCTTCTCAGAGTAGCAATTGCGTAGAAAGTGCTGTGATAGTGTAATAAATATTGCTTTCAATGAAAAATCTTATTGAATTGTTTATGTCAAATGAAAGGTCTATAGCTCTCTCGAATTGTATTCTATGCAACTACATGTCTGAGGTCTGACATTCCTGCATATTTCCAGTGTGCATGTGATGAGGATAAATTCTTTATGATAAAGAATTGTTTGTCTTGTTATTTTGGGATGTTTTCTCCTTTTCGAGGAGGTTTTTGTTGGTTCTTTTTGGTGGGAGACGGAGAGGCTGAATAAGGTGTTTTCATTGGAGAAAAGGCTACATAATTTTTTGGTGCCTTTAATATGTATGAATTATCTTTTGGCTTTGCAGCTGCTTCAGGAAAGTTGTCTTTATGTATTCAGAACATAGTTATCATGGATTCTTATTCTATATACTGTTTTTTATTAGAAAGATTAGTAGTTTGTTGAATTTTAGTAGCTGTGTGCTACGAGATGCGTACACAGGCGCAGAGCATGAGTTTTGGAGAATTGTTTGCAGAGAACAGAGGTTTAATCTGCATCATTTTGTCCAAACATTTTTATTAATAGTTCTATGGATGGTTTCAATGTTCTTTTATCTGTTTCAAAGGAGTTTGTGAAAGTTTTTGTTTGGATAATTTTTTAGTTCATCAAAGTATTTAAAAATACTATTGAAGTCCTTTTTAAATTTTTGAGAAGCATCATCTTCCATCCAAAACAACTGTAAACTCCAGTCAGATCAACGGATCCAATGTCCAAAAACAATTGTATATTTTTTGAAACATGTTTCATCAATCCCCACTTTCTCATATTGAATTGTTTATGTCAAATGAAAGGTCTATAGCTCTCTTGAATTGTATTCTATGAAACCAGATGTCTGGGGTCTCTCATTCTTATATGCAACCTCATCCCCGAGGTCTGCTGCCATTCCTACATATTTCCAGTGGGCATGTGAGGAGGATGAATTCTTAATGATAAACAACTACTTGTCCTATTATTTGCCCCCTTTATCTGGTTATTACCTAAATTCAATATGGATCACTCAGATTATAAACCAGATAGTGCCGGAATTTGTGATGAAAACATGATGGACACTACCAGAGACATTTTTAAAGATTAGGGCAGAGAACCCCAAGGCAGGATGTCACCAGCGACAATTTCCTTGACATATTTTTAGCCGATAGGCTATCCCCTGTGGGGATGCCCTGCCACCGGAAAATTGTCTCACGCCGTGAAACCATTATTTTCCGTTACCGATAGTTTTTGCCGCCGTTGGAGAGTTTCACGCCATTGTTGATGAAGGAAAGCTTTCTTCGCTGGTTTGGGCAACTACCGTGCGTATGTTTGGCAAAGACCCACCTCCGTGTAAACATAATCTAAACATCGATTCAAAGATATCCATAAAATCAAATCTTACAGAGAAGAGAACTTCTTGTTCGTTGATCAAATTTTGTATAATAACCAGTTGCACAAATACAGAACCaggaaaagaagaaattgatgcatCCAATCTTCAGTACAAAATAATAATCACCCTCTGCATATAACACGGGCCACAACCAATAATGAAACCTGAAACCAATAACAAATATATAGACAATGGAGTGGATGAGTTGCTGCCTTTGATTACTAATGCTTTTCACTTCATTTCAACGACTCCTTCATGAGCAAGAGTCGCTGATTTTCTAATTGCATTTCTACGTCTGGATAAGCAGGGTATCCTGTTGTTTCTGTGAAGACTTTATCTTCTTGATCAATTTTTTCCTCTCTGATTTGCACACTCTTACCCCTATAAATACAGTATATCACCATCACCATCTGAGCCGTACCCAATGGCAGTCCTACAAAATTTGGGGCCTGCAGTGAAaacaatctaatcaaaataagcttcTTGAAACTCAGATACTCATTCAATATTTCTCATGGTTATAAAAATTCCAATACCCACCATGATCATTGAGCAATAAAACCATATGCGAGCCACAAAAGACTGGCGGCGAAGATGAAGAAGGACAAGTTAAAAGCATGAACACCACGGTCTTGGTTTGAATCACCAGTTTCTGCAAGAAGTAACCGTCATTTTTCTGGTCAAAATCTTTTTCTAAATCATTGTACGTTAGACTCGGAAAACAGGTGCCCAATACCCTCTATCAACTTGAAGAAGATGACAGCTATGTCTATGCCCAAATTGTAAAGATTAGAATGAGTAGAGAAAACGATAACAAAAACAGAAAAAGTAATAATAAGAGACAACATgcaatttatcgtggttcggcaaatttgcctacatccacactcaaggCAGGGAATCACTTCATTAATCAACTCaaatacatgggctgcacacacCCATTATTTAATCATATTTAAATATGAAATGAACAGTTGGGAGAACGCGAAGGGTCATGTGccgttggacttcacattcccaacaatctcccccgtgaaggccAACTGGCACaaccatgcactggcatccctgctTCCATTTTCGAAATTCACATTAAAACCAGCCTGCTAGATTTTAGCTTCGTGAACTCTTGTCCACATACGCTTCGAATTAGCCTTTTCCAAATCAAAGCAGAGTTAAAAACTCTATCAGGCACAAACTCACCCATtatgccaaaaaccaaaacaccACTTTGTCCCAGTTTAAAATACAtttcttcatcaccatcacctAAACTCCCCCGTAACAAAATATCTACCGATTCACAATTACTGGATTCTAATATCCAAACATAAAACTCAGACCTTACAAGGAACAAAACAAtggcattattttcatcatcaaacaaCTCCATCAGATTGTTATCACGAGTTCGAGTTCTCTCACCCTCAGGTTGTTCATTATCGACGTTGGcactatcatccacatccatccaatCAGGTTGGTGAATGTCAACGCATTCTGGTCGAGATAAAACATCTCCTCCTCCATTAGAATAAGCATTAACAAATTCAATAACATTTTCATTCACTCTATGTGACGCTTGAAACCGCTTGGAGCGATGCTCGTTGTCCTCTGCTCCTGTCAATGGTCGCTTTCGCTTCAAACCAGAAAAGTGACTTTTATCATTTACTATGTCATCTAAATCCATAGGCTCATAGGCTTCTATGAAATTATCTGCACAAAGGTTGTCATCATTatgggagtgcctctttattttCGCCAAGGCCATGCCATCTGCAAAGCTCTCCGAAGCCAAAGTTTCTCCCAGGCCTCCTTGCCCTGCTACCTCACTCTAATCTACACACTCCTCATCTTGGGAGTCAACAGCAGATTCAGCTTGGGTCTCCaatggcatacactcttcctcctgcaatctcttgagttcatcctcttcaacaacaactACTTTTTCAACATCTTTCAGCTTAGAAATTCCAGCGTCTATACAGGGACTATCATGgcattcaaccttcaccacacgaatgCCAACAACTTCCCGACCATTAACGatttggccaataagtgccaaggctggctcaaggggagagcaaataagaatcccaacatccttttcTTTCGCTGGATTATCCTCTTCAACTGAGTTCCTCTCTTTCttccaaccatcccaccaatgtacgcggCACTTGAAAcatagttttacatggaacgtaaaactgccatagaagttataaattttacctactccttcttcctccatctttgctcaagccaacatggctctgataccaattgtaaagattagaatgagcagagaaaacgataacaaaaacaaaaaaagtaaTAATAAGAGACAACACACAATTTATCATGGCTCCacaaatttgcctacatccacactcaaggCAGGGAATCACTTCATTAATCAACTCAAATACATGGGCTACACACaaccattatataatcatattcagatatgaaatgaacagTTGGGAGAACGCGAagggtcatgtgaccgttggactTCACATTTCCAACACAAATCGCTTTAGCTCGTGCTTCTCTTTCCCTACTTCAGTTTTTCTTCTCAAAATGCTTGAAATCTCAATCTCTTTGTGATTTGTTGTGCCAAACGAGTCATCGGGAACCACCAAATTCTTTACAATTTAGGGGAAAATGTGTTCTCCTCTCCTTCACTCGACAACACCATATGAATCTTGTGCATTTGAAAATTTGTGTTCCAATAAGCGAAAGGACAGACAACCTTTGGCAGTGGAAGCCACACCTTGGCTTTCTTTACTAGGTGGAAGATAGGGTTTTATACAAAAATTTGCTTCTTTGAAGTTTAGAGGCTTAGATCTAGAAAAGTTAATGCTTTATAATTACTATAGGTTTGTTGGCCAATTCAAAACTTTGGCAATACAAATGTTGGGTTTTACACGTACAACATTCTATTTATTTTTGCAATGCAGAATCTTGATTTTTCTAACCATTTTAATTATTAGCTATCTTATGTAGAAGTGGATTCTAATTGTTGTGATattagttgttgatttaatatctaTATTTATACTTATTTTTTATTAAAGAAACAATGTTAACTAGGGCGCCAACCCTTAAACATAGTCATAGACTATCAAAAACTAAAAGCCCGCAGGCAGTACAACACAAAAGTATATGGGAGCAAGCCCCAAACAAACAACTATCTATACTTGTTGATTAGTCCTTTGTTTTTTAAACATTGCACCAATAATTGTGACTTTAAAATTACTATTGctatgatgactacccataattgaatgaaatgtacccttagttataaaaaaataaccaatcatgtgatgccacattagctgcacaagtattgggacTTTTTTTGCAAGACTACAAATCCTATTACTTTTACATGGACCAAAGTCTAATTTAGCTTCACTATTTGGATGAAATGACCTCATGCAAGGACCCTTACAACTAGATCAAACAAAAATAGAATATCATGTGAATATTGATTACAAAGACATCGATATCATGAATTTGCTAGTCATGATGTAATACCTCTCTAACCCTCATACGAAGAAGTAGGTACTATGACACTGAACCTACACTTAGATGCAAATGATGTAAGTATTGAAATGGTAATCAATGTAGATAAAAATATCTATTAGATCTATTGGTCGCTATGATGATGAGGTTTCTACTAATATAGTTGATTAATGAAGGTAGCGTGGATATGTTCTATGGAtgttggatggaaagggatgatatTGCATCATCTAAAAAGATGAGAATGCATGTATTATGTTTGGTTGATTATATATGTAGCATCAAGTAAAAGATAGTAGCAGCTCAAGTAAAATAAGAGCTACAAAAAAAGAAGTAGCAACTCAAATTTAAAATAAGAGCTATAAAAAAGAATACAAGAGGAATGATCAACAAATTTTATGGGTCTTTGTAGTTTTGAACTTTTTGGGTTCTCCTTATCTTTATGAATGGATTCCAAGGTATATAGTCAACATATTATGATTTTCAAATATAAATCGAAAGAAGAATTAAGCAGTATTCCAACTTACAACATATTTTATTAGTTGGGGAAGGGgccttttcattttctttagctttgGCCAATGCATTTGGTTGCAATGTGGTTACCACCTCTCTTGAGAGCAAAGGTCTAAAATCTTTTCCCAAAGTTTTCTTTCTATTGCCTATATTTCTTAAAGTATCACCACATACACAATAATCTTTCTTTTGTTCTAAAATAGTATTATGATTGTGTACTTATATGTTTCCCAATAACACAGAGAAGATCATAAGTCCATATGAGGTAGGGAAAAATAACCTTCATAATTTGAAGAAACTACCAACAATTTCTTACATCTCTGGAAAAAAAATGTTGACATGGTTTGAATTTGTATAATTTTATCTTACATTTGTAATCATATAGCTTACTCTGATGATTGAAACAAAGGGGTTGCAAGGGAGTACTCTGATGATGCAACACGACACACCCTTCCAAGTTCTACCTCACAGAGCTTAAATGAAACACAAAACAATAAAATAGAGACACGCTATGTTTTTAATTCAACATCAATTTCGCCAATAAGAAATTGGAGAGAATAGCAGGATTTTTCAAGATGTTCAGTTGATGGTTCAACATTTGTGATGGAAAATTCACCATTCTCTTGGTGAGACTGTCTCGGCTAAGTGTGATTTGACTGATAGTGTTGACCTTGGTGATGTTATTTTCTGTAACGTCTTAATCTTCCTCTTCATGGAGGTTCTCTTCAGGTGGTTGGACAAGTCATGCAAAATAGATGCAGACAGTGAGGGGTGTTGGGGCCCTCCTCCCCTGAGAGTTCTGAAAATCAGCACTGGTGGTTCTTTTCAAGGAAATCCTGGTCCTGCTAGGATTAGTGGGGTGGCGCGTGATAGTTTTGGTACTGTtcagtttatcttttctatttataaGGTTTAGCATACAACAATTTAatggaggctcttgccattttATATGGTGAGGAGCATTGTTGTGAACTAGGGTAGAGAAGGACCATTTGTGAGTCTAATTCTCAGGTGGTGGTGATTTTGTTGAATAAGCAACGATTAGAAGATGTTAGTTGACATTTGGTTTTGATTATTAATCAGATTTTTCAACTATGTGTTTCCTTAGAATTTGTTTTTTTCTATGCTTCTGATCATATGTAGAATTGGAACATTACAGATAGAAGACAATTACTCCAGGATTCGTCTCTTAAGTTAGACCAATTAGTAGAGAACAACAGGGTTGTGTAATGCTCTTGCTTTGCATTTTTTCTtgtgattgaataaatttttacccctttttaattaagaaaataactttactcctttaaaaaaaaaactcaattatTCTGAAACAAATTACAGACATTAGTGACCTTTTATCGGCCTCTCTTGAAGCAAAACATTACAATATTTTTTTAACAAGTTCTCCAACCTCTCACTTTTTTTTTCCTCTGTATCCAACTCCTCCCTTTCAATATACTCTCAGGGCCTTTTTTGCACCCATGTTCTCTGCATTCAATTCACATTCTTTTTCCACGGGCGTCAATTCTTTTCCTCCATGAGCATTCCTCACACTTTCCCCTTCATGCTTTATGCTAAATCGCGTCTCCAATTCTTCTTTCACCAAaatcttttatttgttttttttttccatGTTTTAACCTGTCTTCTTCTCCCTGATTGCACCTCACAGAGGGGTTGAATCAATCCATGTATATTTTTATTCTGGTCATTTAATTTTACACCAGTTCGCCCGTTCAGAACCTATACAGATGAGACGTAACAATTATCCTTCAAATCATGTGTCAACTACGATGTATAGGGAAAATGTTGCTTCACAGTAATACAATCTAAGGCCACCACCACCGTCAGATTATCATTTGTAGCGCATTGCACACCACACTGTGGCGTTACAATTTGCATGTCAAGAAGGTGGAATGGTGTTGGCAGGGTACTGGAGAAGTGGGCAATACAGTTTGAT
This genomic stretch from Cryptomeria japonica chromosome 8, Sugi_1.0, whole genome shotgun sequence harbors:
- the LOC131046746 gene encoding protein DMR6-LIKE OXYGENASE 1-like isoform X1; its protein translation is MISTAHVGSNLNAVDKLMSNGQNHLHVQDKYVFPPGERPDMSQVCHSYTFPVIDLKDLDGPHRVKVVNEIKRACEEGGFFQIINHGVPETVMKSMMDIAKEFFEMPVEDRVCLYSEDPLQVVRVSTSFNVNKDIFFNWRDSLRHPCHPVEEFINSWPQKSALYREIAGKYAKEIRVLVLKLLAAISEALGQDSDYLNENFGKPSLVLSINYYPACPNLDLTFGVAPHSDPRGITFLMQGDVSGLQELKDGKWVAVEPIPNAFVVNLGDQLQVISNGRFKSSEHRAITNKTTARISIPSFYGPSFDTFIAPAASMVDEEHPALYRGYKFEEYMRAFFSQGLKSKSILDHYKIEISP
- the LOC131046746 gene encoding protein DMR6-LIKE OXYGENASE 1-like isoform X2; translation: MISTAHVGSNLNAVDKLMSNGQNHLHVQDKYVFPPGERPDMSQVCHSYTFPVIDLKDLDGPHRVKVVNEIKRACEEGGFFQIINHGVPETVMKSMMDIAKEFFEMPVEDRVCLYSEDPLQVVRVSTSFNVNKDIFFNWRDSLRHPCHPVEEFINSWPQKSALYREIAGKYAKEIRVLVLKLLAAISEALGQDSDYLNENFGKPSLVLSINYYPACPNLDLTFGVAPHSDPRGITFLMQGDVSGLQELKDGKWVAVEPIPNAFVVNLGDQLQHPWWMRSIRLYTEDINLKNT